The following coding sequences lie in one Phacochoerus africanus isolate WHEZ1 chromosome 12, ROS_Pafr_v1, whole genome shotgun sequence genomic window:
- the TFB2M gene encoding dimethyladenosine transferase 2, mitochondrial isoform X2: MWVPWAGLPPRLTLSALTVPGRFCTLRFGAARRKDVPAGHRRALSDFQPKLVPRVGFGKSSRVYKHNSEPKRYITNPRVAENLVRILRRKRKSGQLFLECNPGPGFLTRALLESGARVIACESDKAFIPQLEDLGQKLGGKLKVVYCDFFKLDPRGHGALTPPIMTAETLFRNLGIGPNPWSKGASFKVVGVLPTRNERNTLWKLLHDLYSCTSIYEYGRVEVNLFVTEKECREPCSSFKTFIQNGQLEKKQHRESEQNLCFIQLSPHRNLFARTLTPFNYDVFFHMVRQCFMKRNAMLIDQLRSLSPIDALHIMNQMRKKHSMKIVDMYPEDFQRLFEIIECSKDGACRWLYDDFMEDTLT; the protein is encoded by the exons ATGTGGGTCCCATGGGCGGGGCTTCCACCACGGCTAACGCTCTCAGCCTTGACCGTCCCTGGGCGCTTTTGCACTTTGAGGTTCGGAGCGGCAAGGAGGAAGGATGTTCCGGCGGGGCACCGCCGTGCCTTGTCTGATTTCCAACCGAAGCTGGTGCCCCGTGTGGGTTTCGGGAAGTCGTCGCGTGTGTACAAGCACAACTCAGAACCCAAGCGGTACATAACTAATCCAAGAGTGGCTGAGAACTTGGTGCGGATCCTGCGAAGAAAACGAAAATCTGGCCAGCTCTTCCTGGAGTGCAATCCGG GTCCTGGATTCCTGACACGAGCATTACTTGAAAGTGGTGCCAGAGTGATTGCCTGTGAAAGTGACAAAGCTTTTATTCCACAATTGGAG GATCTAGGACAGAAGCTGGGTGGAAAACTAAAAGTGGTCTACTGTGACTTCTTTAAACTGGATCCTAGAGGTCATGGAGCCCTAACACCTCCGATCATGACTGCAGAGACACTTTTTCGGAATTTGGGAATAGGACCAAATCCTTGGTCAAAAG GTGCCTCTTTTAAAGTAGTTGGCGTCCTACCAACTAGAAATGAGAGAAATACACTTTGGAAGCTCTTACATGATCTGTATTCTTGTACTTCTATATATGAATATGGACGGGTAGAAGTAAACTTGTTTGTTACCGAAAAAGAATGCCGG GAGCCTTGCTCATCATTCAAAACATTTATCCAAAATGGGCAGCTGGAAAAGAAGCAGCATAGG gAATCAGAACAAAACCTGTGTTTTATTCAATTGAGTCCTCATAGAAATTTATTTGCAAGAACCTTAACACCTTTTAACTATGATGTGTTTTTTCACATGGTAAGGCAGTGTTTTATGAAACGCAATGCCATGCTAATAGACCAATTACG TTCATTGAGTCCAATTGATGCATTGCATATAATgaaccaaatgagaaaaaaacacagtATGAAAATAGTAGATATGTACCCTGAAGACTTTCAGCGTCTCTTTGAAATTATAGAATGTTCCAAAGATGGTGCCTGTAGGTGGCTATATGATGACTTCATGGAAGATACACTCACATAG
- the TFB2M gene encoding dimethyladenosine transferase 2, mitochondrial isoform X1 has product MWVPWAGLPPRLTLSALTVPGRFCTLRFGAARRKDVPAGHRRALSDFQPKLVPRVGFGKSSRVYKHNSEPKRYITNPRVAENLVRILRRKRKSGQLFLECNPGPGFLTRALLESGARVIACESDKAFIPQLEDLGQKLGGKLKVVYCDFFKLDPRGHGALTPPIMTAETLFRNLGIGPNPWSKGASFKVVGVLPTRNERNTLWKLLHDLYSCTSIYEYGRVEVNLFVTEKECRKIMANPQNPNLYQALSVLCQLACGIKVLHTEPCSSFKTFIQNGQLEKKQHRESEQNLCFIQLSPHRNLFARTLTPFNYDVFFHMVRQCFMKRNAMLIDQLRSLSPIDALHIMNQMRKKHSMKIVDMYPEDFQRLFEIIECSKDGACRWLYDDFMEDTLT; this is encoded by the exons ATGTGGGTCCCATGGGCGGGGCTTCCACCACGGCTAACGCTCTCAGCCTTGACCGTCCCTGGGCGCTTTTGCACTTTGAGGTTCGGAGCGGCAAGGAGGAAGGATGTTCCGGCGGGGCACCGCCGTGCCTTGTCTGATTTCCAACCGAAGCTGGTGCCCCGTGTGGGTTTCGGGAAGTCGTCGCGTGTGTACAAGCACAACTCAGAACCCAAGCGGTACATAACTAATCCAAGAGTGGCTGAGAACTTGGTGCGGATCCTGCGAAGAAAACGAAAATCTGGCCAGCTCTTCCTGGAGTGCAATCCGG GTCCTGGATTCCTGACACGAGCATTACTTGAAAGTGGTGCCAGAGTGATTGCCTGTGAAAGTGACAAAGCTTTTATTCCACAATTGGAG GATCTAGGACAGAAGCTGGGTGGAAAACTAAAAGTGGTCTACTGTGACTTCTTTAAACTGGATCCTAGAGGTCATGGAGCCCTAACACCTCCGATCATGACTGCAGAGACACTTTTTCGGAATTTGGGAATAGGACCAAATCCTTGGTCAAAAG GTGCCTCTTTTAAAGTAGTTGGCGTCCTACCAACTAGAAATGAGAGAAATACACTTTGGAAGCTCTTACATGATCTGTATTCTTGTACTTCTATATATGAATATGGACGGGTAGAAGTAAACTTGTTTGTTACCGAAAAAGAATGCCGG AAAATAATGGCAAATCCTCAAAATCCAAACTTATATCAAGCACTAAGTGTACTCTGTCAGTTAGCTTGTGGGATTAAGGTCCTGCATACG GAGCCTTGCTCATCATTCAAAACATTTATCCAAAATGGGCAGCTGGAAAAGAAGCAGCATAGG gAATCAGAACAAAACCTGTGTTTTATTCAATTGAGTCCTCATAGAAATTTATTTGCAAGAACCTTAACACCTTTTAACTATGATGTGTTTTTTCACATGGTAAGGCAGTGTTTTATGAAACGCAATGCCATGCTAATAGACCAATTACG TTCATTGAGTCCAATTGATGCATTGCATATAATgaaccaaatgagaaaaaaacacagtATGAAAATAGTAGATATGTACCCTGAAGACTTTCAGCGTCTCTTTGAAATTATAGAATGTTCCAAAGATGGTGCCTGTAGGTGGCTATATGATGACTTCATGGAAGATACACTCACATAG